Proteins encoded together in one uncultured Sphaerochaeta sp. window:
- a CDS encoding catalase gives MADRDGRDNTPKKPLTSINGRPIAQNENIQTAGKRGPVTLQDTWYLEKMAHFDREVIPERRMHAKGSGAFGTFTVTKDITKWTKASIFSEVGKKTDMFIRFSTVAGERGAADAERDIRGFAMKFYTDEGNWDLVGNNTPVFFFRDPMLFPDLNHAVKRDPRTNMRSAQNNWDFWASLPEALHQVTITMGDRGIPKSYRHMNGYGSHTYSFINAENERVWVKFTLKTQQGIENLTDQEAAEIVANDRESHQKDLFESIEKGDFPKWKMYVQIMTEEQARKHPDNPFDLTKVWFHDEYPLHEVGVVELNRNPDNYFQDVEQAAFNPANKVPGIGYSPDRMLQGRLFSYGDAQRYRLGVNYYQIPVNRSKVETNHFHRDGFMRSDGNFGGSVHYNPNSYGMWKDQNKLTEPPYDGDGPVDHYDFREDDDNYYEQVGKLFSIMKDDEKQRLFENTARNMQGTTILVKKRHIRHCYLADPAYGEGVAKALGISIKEIDMDDPYGARA, from the coding sequence AGGGATAATACTCCCAAAAAACCTTTGACTTCGATCAATGGAAGGCCGATAGCTCAGAATGAAAACATTCAGACTGCAGGAAAACGTGGTCCGGTTACATTGCAAGATACTTGGTATCTGGAGAAAATGGCCCATTTTGACAGGGAAGTTATCCCAGAGCGCCGAATGCATGCAAAAGGAAGTGGTGCCTTTGGTACATTCACGGTCACCAAGGACATTACCAAATGGACCAAGGCAAGCATTTTCTCAGAGGTAGGGAAGAAAACCGACATGTTCATTCGCTTCTCCACTGTTGCAGGAGAACGAGGCGCTGCAGATGCAGAACGTGATATCCGTGGATTTGCCATGAAATTCTACACTGATGAGGGAAACTGGGATTTGGTAGGCAATAACACACCGGTGTTCTTCTTCCGCGACCCCATGTTGTTCCCCGATCTCAATCACGCGGTAAAGCGTGACCCAAGAACCAATATGCGCTCAGCACAGAACAACTGGGATTTCTGGGCTTCACTTCCGGAGGCTCTTCATCAGGTAACGATTACGATGGGAGATAGGGGAATCCCGAAGAGCTACCGCCATATGAACGGTTATGGTTCTCATACCTACTCATTTATCAATGCAGAGAATGAAAGAGTGTGGGTCAAGTTCACGCTGAAGACTCAGCAGGGAATTGAGAATCTCACTGACCAAGAAGCTGCAGAAATTGTGGCAAACGACCGAGAGAGTCACCAGAAAGACTTGTTTGAATCAATCGAGAAGGGAGACTTCCCCAAATGGAAGATGTATGTACAGATCATGACTGAGGAGCAGGCAAGGAAGCACCCAGATAATCCCTTTGATCTTACCAAGGTCTGGTTCCATGATGAGTATCCACTGCATGAGGTTGGAGTGGTTGAGCTGAATCGCAACCCGGACAACTACTTCCAGGATGTTGAGCAGGCTGCATTCAACCCAGCAAACAAGGTCCCTGGTATTGGTTACTCCCCAGATAGAATGCTGCAAGGCAGACTGTTCAGCTACGGGGATGCCCAACGGTATCGCCTTGGGGTGAATTATTATCAAATTCCGGTAAACAGGAGCAAGGTTGAAACCAACCACTTCCACCGTGATGGATTCATGAGAAGTGATGGCAACTTTGGTGGCAGTGTTCACTACAACCCCAACTCATATGGTATGTGGAAGGACCAGAACAAGCTCACAGAGCCTCCTTACGACGGAGATGGTCCTGTCGATCATTATGACTTTAGGGAAGATGATGATAACTATTATGAGCAAGTTGGAAAGTTGTTCTCCATCATGAAGGATGATGAAAAGCAACGGTTGTTTGAGAATACCGCAAGGAACATGCAAGGGACCACCATCCTGGTCAAAAAGCGGCATATCAGGCACTGCTATCTTGCAGACCCTGCCTATGGGGAGGGTGTTGCCAAGGCCTTGGGTATCTCCATCAAGGAAATTGATATGGATGATCCCTACGGGGCAAGAGCTTAA
- a CDS encoding DUF523 and DUF1722 domain-containing protein, with protein sequence MEHTPIILTEKIPIGISLCAMGGPVRYNGKGIDVLTPLGREKNDFVFTPVCPECQAGLGITRDPVHLSGGTGEQVWKGEAEVKNRSGKLVTAEMKQGSLESLEVLRRSGATAYIYMDGSPSCGVYRTTLKNTRRGNPPGVFGSLLLDEGFFLIPSSDLQSPLKWWDWRRRLLAFHWFSTYELSSMQELYDVWYRLKFICQELDNTWAREMGRTLAGLKKSDFAAFEPRFRKEVLDLLRKPSTTAKMTNSLWKHYSHYRKSRGKTVQEINSPTFRRNVTTIAKELVKMERTAVEDSFLFGASPVIYRDMHRLRALEEKRASEEETQE encoded by the coding sequence ATGGAACACACCCCAATTATCCTGACTGAGAAGATTCCCATCGGAATAAGCTTGTGTGCGATGGGAGGTCCTGTACGCTATAACGGCAAGGGAATCGATGTACTCACTCCCCTTGGGAGAGAAAAGAACGACTTCGTATTCACTCCCGTCTGTCCTGAGTGCCAGGCAGGCCTTGGTATTACCCGTGACCCTGTGCACCTCTCTGGGGGAACAGGGGAGCAGGTCTGGAAAGGAGAAGCTGAGGTAAAGAACCGCTCCGGGAAGCTGGTTACTGCTGAGATGAAGCAGGGCTCCTTGGAGTCTCTTGAGGTCTTGAGGCGTAGTGGTGCCACTGCATACATATACATGGATGGAAGCCCTTCCTGTGGAGTCTATCGCACTACCCTGAAGAATACCCGGCGTGGCAATCCCCCTGGTGTCTTTGGCTCTCTTTTGCTGGATGAAGGCTTTTTTCTTATCCCTTCCAGTGACCTCCAAAGCCCACTTAAGTGGTGGGACTGGAGAAGAAGACTCCTCGCATTCCACTGGTTCAGCACCTATGAGCTCTCGTCAATGCAAGAACTCTATGATGTGTGGTACCGTCTCAAGTTCATCTGCCAGGAGTTGGACAACACTTGGGCTCGGGAGATGGGAAGAACGCTCGCAGGACTGAAAAAGTCTGACTTTGCTGCATTTGAACCACGGTTCAGAAAGGAAGTTCTCGACCTCTTGAGGAAACCTTCAACGACGGCGAAGATGACCAACAGCCTCTGGAAGCATTACTCTCACTACAGAAAGAGCCGAGGAAAAACGGTCCAAGAGATAAACAGCCCAACATTTAGGAGAAACGTCACTACCATCGCTAAGGAACTGGTGAAGATGGAACGTACCGCTGTGGAAGATTCCTTCCTCTTTGGAGCCAGTCCGGTAATCTACCGGGATATGCACCGTCTCAGGGCTCTGGAAGAGAAACGTGCTAGTGAGGAAGAAACACAAGAGTAA
- a CDS encoding DUF5655 domain-containing protein → MEADDFFSGYPQAKNLFEEIMYKISYLGAIRLEISKSQISLIGQSTFAYFWIPSRYLKGKSVAPLVLSIPLSYHDETVPWKEVTKIQEHWFMHHLEIWEKTSFTNSVLSVLATAFTGGKPIEK, encoded by the coding sequence ATGGAAGCAGATGATTTCTTTAGCGGATATCCTCAAGCCAAGAACCTCTTTGAGGAGATTATGTATAAGATCTCATACTTGGGGGCTATACGGCTGGAGATCAGTAAGAGCCAGATTTCTCTCATTGGACAATCAACCTTCGCTTATTTCTGGATTCCTAGTCGCTATCTCAAAGGCAAATCGGTGGCACCCTTGGTTCTCAGTATTCCCCTTTCTTATCATGATGAGACAGTACCCTGGAAAGAGGTGACCAAGATACAAGAACACTGGTTTATGCATCACCTGGAGATATGGGAGAAGACCTCTTTTACAAACAGTGTTCTGTCAGTGCTCGCTACCGCATTCACTGGAGGTAAACCAATTGAGAAATAG
- a CDS encoding putative immunity protein, translating to MRNRLFVAEHRGGLLSPEDHRSLMKWALLCTEHLGEYYVLPQEEVIISAFEIGYRWSEGKAMTGEAMNVSRAVHAFTRTVEDKPSQFYCRAVGQAVATAHMADHSLGPVWYGRKMLVLLNRHAEKELSWQLERLADLNPDLLPRVQQELKKIL from the coding sequence TTGAGAAATAGGCTGTTTGTAGCTGAGCATAGGGGAGGCTTGTTGTCCCCAGAGGATCATCGCTCCCTCATGAAGTGGGCACTTCTCTGCACTGAACATCTTGGGGAGTACTACGTATTACCACAGGAAGAAGTAATCATCTCAGCATTTGAAATAGGCTATAGGTGGAGTGAGGGGAAAGCAATGACTGGGGAGGCGATGAATGTCAGCAGAGCAGTACATGCTTTTACTCGTACTGTTGAAGACAAGCCTTCTCAGTTCTACTGCCGGGCAGTCGGCCAGGCAGTCGCTACCGCCCATATGGCAGACCACTCTCTTGGTCCGGTGTGGTATGGAAGGAAGATGCTTGTTCTGCTTAATAGGCATGCAGAGAAGGAGCTTTCCTGGCAGCTAGAGCGTTTGGCTGATCTTAATCCTGATCTCCTGCCTCGTGTACAGCAGGAGCTAAAGAAAATCTTATAA
- a CDS encoding AbrB/MazE/SpoVT family DNA-binding domain-containing protein, translating into MKTTIQKWGNSSGIRLPKPLLQELHLDNGTEVELERVGDGIMMYPRRPTREETLDLLLERISPENMHGTELFGEEVGGEAW; encoded by the coding sequence ATGAAGACAACCATCCAGAAATGGGGAAACAGTTCAGGTATTCGCCTTCCGAAACCCTTGTTGCAGGAATTGCATCTGGATAATGGCACTGAGGTGGAACTCGAGAGGGTTGGGGACGGAATAATGATGTATCCCAGAAGACCAACACGTGAAGAAACATTAGATCTCCTGCTGGAAAGAATAAGTCCAGAAAATATGCATGGCACTGAACTTTTTGGTGAAGAGGTAGGGGGTGAAGCATGGTAA
- the mazF gene encoding endoribonuclease MazF → MVSNVYIPEEGDIVWLDFTSQSGHEQAGRRPGLVVSPKKYNRIGLALICPITSKQKGYPFEISLSSSDGFTSGVVLADQIRSLDWKARNASFKETAGSAVVDGVKDLLMLLIGK, encoded by the coding sequence ATGGTAAGTAATGTCTATATCCCTGAGGAGGGCGATATTGTGTGGTTGGACTTCACTTCTCAATCCGGTCATGAGCAAGCCGGAAGAAGACCTGGATTGGTGGTAAGCCCCAAGAAATACAACAGGATAGGATTAGCGTTAATTTGTCCAATTACTAGTAAGCAAAAAGGGTATCCTTTCGAAATATCTCTATCCAGTAGTGATGGCTTTACCTCTGGTGTTGTTTTGGCTGACCAGATACGAAGCCTCGATTGGAAGGCAAGAAATGCTTCTTTCAAGGAAACCGCCGGTTCTGCTGTGGTCGATGGTGTCAAGGATTTGTTGATGCTCTTGATCGGGAAATGA
- a CDS encoding alkaline phosphatase — protein MKKRLILVLLLLAAVTLGLAAQPAGESTPTWEVTEQQTAKAPKYIFMFIGDGMSHVQINAAQVLKGNNTKGSVSLEKLTFTEFPVSGLQTTYDATSFCPDSASTATSLSSGYKTHSGVLGLGIDKQYVGKNIAERLKEQKDWKVGIVSTVTINHATPAAYYAHVPSRNNYYDIGIQMANSGFDYFAGGSINKAEDGGKKSIYTLLEDEGYLVTDDKSEILSLSSKSGKVYAQSPRLQDGGAMPYAIDMDADDITLAQFVKKGIEVLDNEKGFFMMVESGKIDWACHANDAASEIRDLLAFDEAIQEAVTFAEAHPDETLIVVTGDHETGGMTIGFASTGYNTAFNILENQSVSYVAFDGIMQEAIANNPDLSFQEVLVLVEEYFGLVPPGRKASSEVLTLTSLEYSRLEEAFRQAMLPKGSRANDQLSYQLYGSYNPFSITLTHILNNKAGIGWTSYSHTGTPVGVFAYGVGSEMFAGSYDNTDIFAKLKSLVEVV, from the coding sequence ATGAAGAAAAGACTGATTCTGGTATTATTGCTGTTGGCAGCAGTAACTTTGGGTCTTGCAGCTCAGCCTGCAGGAGAGAGTACACCTACTTGGGAAGTCACAGAGCAACAGACTGCAAAAGCACCCAAGTATATTTTTATGTTCATCGGTGACGGTATGAGTCACGTACAGATCAATGCTGCCCAGGTATTGAAAGGAAACAACACCAAGGGTTCTGTCTCCTTGGAGAAACTCACGTTCACAGAGTTCCCGGTCTCTGGGTTACAGACAACCTATGATGCAACCTCCTTCTGCCCTGATTCAGCTTCCACAGCAACCAGCTTGTCCTCAGGGTATAAAACCCACAGTGGTGTTCTCGGATTGGGAATAGACAAACAGTATGTGGGAAAGAACATTGCTGAACGGCTCAAGGAGCAGAAGGACTGGAAAGTAGGAATCGTCTCGACGGTAACCATCAACCATGCTACTCCTGCAGCCTACTACGCCCATGTACCTTCCAGGAATAACTACTATGACATCGGTATACAGATGGCAAATAGTGGTTTTGACTACTTTGCTGGTGGTTCGATCAACAAGGCAGAAGATGGGGGAAAGAAGAGTATCTATACCTTGTTGGAAGATGAAGGGTATCTGGTCACAGATGACAAGAGCGAAATACTCTCACTCTCAAGCAAGAGCGGAAAGGTCTATGCTCAAAGCCCACGACTACAGGATGGTGGGGCGATGCCCTACGCAATCGATATGGATGCAGATGATATCACGCTGGCTCAGTTCGTCAAGAAGGGAATTGAGGTGCTTGATAATGAGAAGGGTTTCTTTATGATGGTCGAGTCTGGGAAGATTGACTGGGCCTGTCATGCCAATGATGCTGCATCGGAAATCAGGGACTTGCTTGCCTTCGATGAGGCAATTCAGGAAGCAGTCACATTTGCTGAAGCTCATCCTGATGAGACGTTGATCGTAGTAACCGGAGACCATGAAACCGGTGGTATGACCATCGGATTTGCATCAACTGGGTACAATACAGCATTCAACATCCTTGAGAACCAGAGTGTCTCCTACGTAGCATTCGATGGAATTATGCAGGAGGCCATTGCAAATAATCCAGATCTGAGTTTTCAGGAAGTACTGGTATTGGTGGAAGAGTATTTCGGCTTGGTCCCTCCCGGAAGAAAAGCTTCCTCGGAGGTGCTGACATTGACCAGTCTTGAATACTCAAGACTGGAGGAGGCATTCCGCCAGGCAATGCTGCCAAAGGGCAGTCGTGCGAATGACCAATTGAGTTATCAACTCTATGGAAGCTACAATCCATTCTCCATCACCCTGACTCATATCCTGAACAACAAGGCAGGTATAGGTTGGACGAGTTACTCCCATACAGGAACCCCTGTAGGAGTATTCGCCTACGGGGTTGGCTCAGAGATGTTTGCTGGATCCTATGATAACACTGATATATTCGCCAAGTTGAAATCACTTGTAGAAGTTGTATAA
- a CDS encoding YibE/F family protein, with the protein MKKAERSYREWSLLAVLLGVVLLLIMIPTGFEREIYINAIGSRARVIALDNSNMYQTGVVRMGEQICTIEILSGPHTGKQTEAINLLNGKLEFDTVYEEGDIAWVLVEQDTNQEILFTNMVSYYRFSKELLLIAFFALGLIVFSGKTGVRTIISFALAFLLIWKVLIPLTLKGYEPMLVSLLVGSFLAVACLLLVAGLTKKAYAAIIGTIICSIFTVLFSMWGTWYLKLHGAVMPWSESLLFAGYESMHLTKVFQAAIYLSCLGAVLDLAIDISSALEEVQRHHPAITRTALIQSGLNIGRSVVGSQTTTLLLAYIGSYLTIMMVYMAQGTPVMSILNSPSVAAEILHTMVGCIALVLVAPITSVTCGYLYTREQKAMQLSQQSYKDKQTTRTSASRM; encoded by the coding sequence ATGAAGAAAGCGGAACGTAGCTATCGAGAGTGGTCATTGTTGGCTGTCCTGCTAGGTGTGGTACTCCTCCTGATAATGATCCCAACCGGTTTTGAGCGAGAGATATATATAAATGCAATAGGAAGTAGAGCAAGGGTAATCGCTTTGGATAATTCCAATATGTACCAGACTGGGGTTGTTCGTATGGGAGAACAAATCTGCACAATAGAGATACTCTCAGGACCTCATACAGGCAAGCAGACTGAGGCTATAAACCTTCTCAATGGAAAACTCGAATTTGATACTGTCTATGAAGAAGGTGATATTGCCTGGGTATTGGTAGAACAAGACACAAACCAAGAGATACTCTTTACCAACATGGTCAGTTATTATCGTTTCTCAAAGGAACTGTTGCTCATTGCATTCTTCGCCTTGGGACTCATTGTTTTCTCTGGGAAGACGGGAGTCAGGACAATAATCTCGTTTGCTTTGGCCTTTTTACTCATTTGGAAAGTACTCATTCCTCTTACACTCAAGGGCTATGAGCCCATGCTGGTTTCCCTATTGGTTGGCTCCTTTCTTGCCGTGGCTTGCTTGCTGCTGGTAGCCGGACTGACAAAGAAAGCCTATGCAGCAATTATCGGGACCATTATTTGCTCTATCTTTACGGTACTGTTCTCGATGTGGGGGACATGGTATTTGAAATTGCATGGTGCTGTGATGCCATGGTCGGAGTCTTTGTTGTTTGCTGGGTACGAGAGTATGCACCTTACCAAAGTCTTCCAAGCGGCAATTTATCTCTCTTGTTTAGGGGCAGTGCTGGATTTGGCGATCGATATCAGCTCCGCACTGGAGGAGGTGCAGAGGCACCACCCAGCCATTACTCGCACGGCGCTTATACAGAGCGGATTGAATATCGGGAGATCCGTGGTAGGGAGCCAAACAACAACCCTTTTGCTCGCGTATATTGGAAGTTATCTTACCATCATGATGGTGTACATGGCACAGGGCACCCCGGTTATGAGTATTCTCAATTCTCCAAGCGTTGCAGCAGAGATACTCCATACCATGGTAGGCTGTATCGCACTAGTTTTGGTTGCTCCCATTACTTCCGTTACCTGTGGGTATCTCTACACAAGAGAGCAGAAAGCAATGCAGCTATCTCAACAATCGTATAAAGATAAGCAAACTACTCGAACTAGTGCCTCCAGAATGTAG
- a CDS encoding ROK family transcriptional regulator, giving the protein MNKSQERYQNMFSLFRTLRLEGTLTQSELKDRLQLQASTISYLVNDMKREGLLQPSLVENTAANRKVGKPGQYLEIANEGAYFLGLYLEETFIDLHVIGLADQEVHFQHLPLGDLQPQELIQRIISLIDHLTSVYENIKGVGIAVKSVVDLEGNLSSFKRIVIDREVPQIWKIAGFTASIREAFPNLQIIVENDANCAAVYCQAASKQTTTSSMVFIINQKPFGVGSGIIIDGKLFKGCNGASGEIFFSDRYIQNLVEQNDLHQEPVHLMGLLTDSILKAIYLIDPQFVTLTGGLLSDLDKNSIAEIKSLFKAIPYPIEVISQEHLSLPAKGAVLLAADTYISTVLSGIERR; this is encoded by the coding sequence ATGAACAAATCACAGGAACGTTATCAGAACATGTTTTCCCTCTTCCGGACACTTAGATTGGAAGGGACCTTGACACAGTCAGAACTCAAGGACCGTCTCCAGCTGCAAGCTTCAACAATTTCATATCTAGTAAATGACATGAAGAGAGAGGGACTCTTGCAACCATCTCTGGTAGAGAACACAGCTGCAAATAGGAAAGTTGGTAAGCCGGGGCAATATCTAGAAATAGCCAATGAAGGAGCATATTTTTTAGGATTATATTTAGAAGAGACATTCATTGATTTGCATGTTATTGGTCTTGCTGACCAAGAAGTCCATTTCCAACATCTGCCATTGGGGGATCTTCAACCCCAGGAATTAATACAGAGAATAATTTCATTGATTGATCATCTAACATCTGTCTACGAGAATATCAAAGGTGTTGGAATTGCTGTTAAATCAGTGGTTGATCTTGAAGGTAATCTCTCATCTTTCAAACGAATCGTCATAGACCGAGAAGTCCCTCAGATTTGGAAGATTGCCGGTTTCACAGCCTCCATACGGGAAGCCTTCCCAAATTTACAGATTATCGTAGAAAATGATGCGAACTGTGCTGCAGTGTACTGTCAAGCAGCAAGCAAGCAAACAACGACTTCTTCTATGGTGTTCATAATCAACCAAAAGCCATTTGGTGTTGGGAGCGGCATCATTATCGATGGGAAGTTGTTCAAAGGATGTAATGGGGCCAGCGGAGAGATTTTTTTCTCAGATCGATATATCCAAAATCTTGTTGAACAGAATGATTTGCATCAAGAGCCAGTACATCTTATGGGCCTGCTTACCGATTCAATACTTAAAGCTATCTATCTAATTGATCCACAATTTGTGACGTTAACCGGTGGGTTGCTCAGTGATTTGGACAAAAACAGTATTGCAGAGATTAAGTCGCTTTTCAAAGCCATCCCGTATCCAATTGAAGTCATTTCTCAGGAGCATCTTTCCTTGCCAGCAAAAGGGGCAGTACTCCTTGCAGCAGATACCTACATCTCAACCGTCTTGAGTGGAATTGAGAGGAGATGA
- a CDS encoding ABC transporter permease, translated as MKQETMRYVGGRIFKVVFTVWVVTTLIFFLIRLMPSNPIEQYIQNLVVQYGMSYEEANARAKALFSIDLDKGVLVQYVDYLKAAVQLDFGTSFLSPGVKVSTIIASRLPWTLFTVGTGLVLSFLVGIILGAISAYRRNSWYEPIISGVSSFLSAIPDFLIAIFVILIFGVFTYGGTKSIVPIFQMRGNFDSGVTAGFNWPFIKSVFEHGFGPILTYFLSQIGIWVILMKGSTTGCLNADYAVIARARGLSNRTILTSYIGRNAMLPIATEFAMRLGFIIGGSLIIEQLFVYQGVGLELLKATTNRDYPLMQGIFLVMTIAIVLANLLAELVYSVLDPRIRVKGGASHA; from the coding sequence ATGAAACAAGAAACGATGCGATATGTCGGAGGCCGAATTTTTAAAGTAGTGTTCACTGTTTGGGTAGTCACTACTCTTATCTTCTTCCTGATTCGACTAATGCCATCCAACCCGATTGAGCAGTACATTCAGAATCTTGTTGTACAGTACGGAATGAGCTACGAAGAAGCAAATGCTCGTGCAAAAGCCTTGTTTTCTATAGATCTGGATAAAGGGGTACTGGTTCAATATGTTGACTATCTAAAAGCTGCTGTTCAGTTGGATTTTGGAACTTCCTTCCTCTCTCCTGGTGTGAAGGTATCAACTATCATTGCAAGTCGGTTGCCATGGACACTTTTTACGGTTGGTACTGGTCTTGTTCTGTCCTTTCTTGTTGGTATCATTCTAGGGGCTATTTCTGCATATCGGAGAAATAGCTGGTATGAGCCAATTATTTCGGGTGTCAGTTCCTTTCTAAGCGCCATCCCGGACTTCCTGATTGCAATTTTTGTTATTCTAATTTTTGGAGTTTTTACCTATGGGGGAACGAAAAGTATTGTTCCCATCTTCCAGATGCGCGGAAATTTTGATTCTGGAGTGACGGCCGGTTTCAACTGGCCGTTTATCAAGAGCGTTTTTGAACATGGATTTGGTCCGATTTTGACTTATTTCCTTTCACAAATTGGTATATGGGTCATTTTGATGAAGGGAAGTACCACTGGATGCCTGAACGCTGACTATGCTGTAATCGCACGAGCGAGAGGGCTTTCAAACCGAACCATCCTTACTTCGTACATTGGGCGCAATGCTATGCTCCCCATCGCCACCGAGTTTGCCATGCGTTTAGGGTTCATAATTGGTGGTTCTTTGATTATCGAGCAACTTTTTGTGTACCAAGGTGTCGGTTTGGAATTGCTGAAGGCTACAACCAATCGAGACTATCCATTAATGCAGGGCATCTTTTTAGTCATGACGATTGCAATTGTATTGGCGAATCTTCTGGCTGAGCTGGTCTATAGCGTACTTGATCCCAGAATTCGTGTAAAAGGAGGAGCCTCCCATGCCTAA
- a CDS encoding ABC transporter permease: protein MPKNMNTLAKKHITTKWSRILRNLRSALFGNLIGTFGFVLLMLIILMSILGPIWFPLETISDPSKLLLPPSSDHILGTDHLGRDVWAQIVSGGRELLVMSFLTAIIAVVLGITLGSLSALTGGKFDEVLLFFADVWLTIPRFPLLVVLSGFFTLDATSLAIVLAILSWAGLYRTVRAEVLSLRNRDFVEAAFMLDMGKLHIIFKEVLPNMMGFVVANFTLLMRAAIYAQVGLVFLGLLPLDQNWGVMINVAWNQGVIYNPDAIWFLLAPTIVICLLILSLVWISRSMEEFFNPALQK, encoded by the coding sequence ATGCCTAAGAATATGAACACATTGGCAAAAAAACACATTACAACCAAATGGAGCAGGATCCTTAGAAACCTCCGCTCGGCCTTGTTTGGAAATCTGATCGGGACTTTTGGGTTTGTTTTACTAATGCTAATCATTCTTATGTCTATCCTTGGTCCAATATGGTTTCCTCTCGAAACCATTTCCGACCCCTCAAAATTACTTTTGCCTCCTTCCTCTGATCATATTCTTGGTACAGATCATCTTGGCAGAGATGTCTGGGCTCAGATAGTCAGTGGCGGCAGAGAGTTGCTAGTCATGTCTTTCCTCACAGCTATCATCGCTGTGGTGTTAGGCATAACATTAGGTTCATTATCCGCCTTGACAGGGGGGAAGTTCGATGAGGTGTTACTCTTTTTTGCTGATGTCTGGCTCACAATACCTCGTTTCCCATTGTTGGTGGTTTTATCGGGGTTTTTTACTCTTGATGCAACCAGCTTGGCCATTGTACTTGCAATCTTATCCTGGGCTGGGCTCTACCGGACCGTACGTGCAGAAGTACTTTCCCTACGCAATAGGGATTTTGTTGAAGCAGCATTCATGCTTGATATGGGGAAATTGCACATCATTTTCAAGGAAGTGCTCCCCAACATGATGGGCTTTGTTGTAGCAAATTTTACCCTTCTCATGCGAGCTGCAATTTACGCACAAGTTGGTTTGGTCTTTCTTGGACTGCTTCCGCTTGACCAGAACTGGGGTGTTATGATCAACGTTGCCTGGAACCAGGGTGTGATTTATAACCCTGATGCTATCTGGTTCCTTCTTGCTCCGACCATAGTTATTTGTCTTTTAATTCTCTCCTTGGTGTGGATCTCCCGCTCAATGGAAGAGTTCTTCAACCCTGCATTACAAAAGTAA
- a CDS encoding ABC transporter ATP-binding protein, whose translation MENQKALLDIQDVSINYHTKRGKLEAVHQANFSIGHRTSVAVIGESGCGKTTLATSIVQMLSRNASISEGSIWFSPKGSERRNLVALTEDQMRTLRWNNIVMMFQASQSSFNPVTKIYTQFLDTAKAHENPFEPEKVIERAKKLLELVYLDSETVLNAYPHELSGGMKQRTLIALSLLLNPQLVILDEPTTALDLITQKKILRLLNELRSTQGFSMMFITHDLGIVTQLSDRVVTMYAGTVVENAPTKEFFADPKHPYSKGLLKAIPSLEASFEQLYSIPGTTPDLVEKMQGCLFAPRCELCHQRCKTEVPRLKLVGKDRWAACHAIEEDKNGTH comes from the coding sequence ATGGAAAACCAAAAAGCATTATTAGATATACAAGATGTTTCAATTAACTATCATACTAAACGAGGAAAGCTAGAAGCAGTTCATCAAGCAAACTTCTCTATTGGACACCGGACTTCAGTTGCTGTCATTGGTGAGTCGGGGTGTGGTAAGACCACCTTGGCAACCTCTATTGTACAAATGCTCAGCCGCAATGCATCCATCAGTGAAGGTTCTATATGGTTCTCCCCCAAAGGAAGTGAGAGGAGAAATCTTGTTGCCTTGACTGAGGATCAAATGCGCACCTTGAGATGGAACAACATTGTCATGATGTTTCAGGCTTCTCAAAGCTCCTTCAACCCGGTTACAAAAATCTATACTCAGTTCCTTGACACTGCAAAGGCTCATGAGAATCCCTTCGAACCAGAGAAAGTAATTGAACGAGCAAAGAAGCTGTTGGAGTTGGTCTATCTGGATAGTGAGACTGTCCTGAATGCCTATCCACACGAGTTGTCCGGAGGGATGAAACAACGTACGTTGATAGCACTTTCTCTTCTTCTCAATCCGCAATTGGTCATACTGGATGAACCTACCACTGCACTTGACCTTATAACCCAGAAAAAAATACTCAGACTGCTGAACGAATTGCGTTCAACACAGGGTTTTAGCATGATGTTCATTACACACGACTTGGGAATCGTGACACAACTGTCTGATCGAGTAGTGACCATGTATGCGGGAACAGTGGTAGAAAATGCACCAACCAAGGAGTTCTTTGCTGATCCAAAGCACCCGTATAGTAAAGGCTTGCTGAAGGCTATTCCGAGCCTTGAAGCTTCGTTTGAACAGTTATACTCCATCCCAGGGACCACTCCCGATCTCGTGGAAAAAATGCAAGGATGCCTTTTTGCTCCTCGCTGTGAGCTCTGCCACCAACGGTGTAAAACTGAAGTTCCTCGACTCAAGCTGGTTGGAAAAGATAGATGGGCAGCCTGTCATGCCATTGAGGAGGATAAGAATGGCACTCATTGA